The Anomalospiza imberbis isolate Cuckoo-Finch-1a 21T00152 chromosome 7, ASM3175350v1, whole genome shotgun sequence genome has a window encoding:
- the C7H2orf66 gene encoding uncharacterized protein C2orf66 homolog, giving the protein MWKVLLLGLYVVLAVRGLAKGAPFQPEDKWKPLDNPRNRDLFFRTLQAYFSGRGLDLRKFPATFTVNNEGPRLYSDPIASAFADYEEKKKSFQNYFKG; this is encoded by the exons ATGTGGAAAGTGCTGCTCCTGGGTCTGTATGTAGTATTGGCTGTGAGAGGATTGGCAAAGGGTGCTCCTTTCCAACCAGAAGATAAATGGAAGCCTCTTGATAACCCCAGAAACAGAGACCTG TTTTTCAGAACCCTCCAGGCTTACTTCTCGGGCAGGGGTCTCGATCTCAGAAAGTTCCCAGCTACTTTCACTGTGAACAATGAAGGACCAAGGCTCTACTCAGATCCTATTGCTTCTGCATTTGCAGattatgaagaaaagaaaaaatcctttcaGAACTATTTCAAAGGCTGA
- the PGAP1 gene encoding GPI inositol-deacylase isoform X1, with the protein MGRAGRRLPALAALFYGALAALVLLGVRDVMFLYEENRCSMTYMYEYPEYLKIKLPKKTARRYPAYELYLYGEGNYAEENKNLLLTGIPVLFLPGNAGSYKQVRSLGSIALRKAEDVDFKYHFNFFSVNFNEELVALYGGSLQRQTKFVHECIKVILKLYKDREFAPSSVAIVGHSMGGLVARALLTLKNFKPELINLLITQATPHVAPVMPLDKYLTDFYTAVNNHWILKAQELRNLTTLSVAGGFRDYQVHSGLAFLPRLSQHDSALSVVSSAVPRAWASTDHLSIVWCKELILATIRAFFDLIDENTRQITEDPKKRMSVLNHHFVRHPAKMFEENPEAFTHLTGAFNWITVKDSKWTYSVYNDSDGKYFSFPLASHRISYSHVYCENSMLDTSSWIYGCMNTNSSMCLEAADLSWRAELLPTTKVVMLKLLDYPSLSHIVIQVPPAVGNKYTLGCEFFKEDSRTVQLPVTHLFSFGFSSSKILLNSTGLLYNVQLQHFNQIYQAFKIYIDSHCQSLKERKPSVYRLHIPWSYEDSVTVAKVPSLAEISAKLHIAQPHSDSSLPELNIYSSPDCQYEVILKTSFLQVLGQIVRFHAGAFPVYIVSNILLTYGGQLSTLRSTGQCSDFSLELVRAAKPYKVEPLISIVVFLQGFNWFREIWESLSLPEVDAAVLSSQDAWFPLVSLILFLFGTGIAYWSGVFFSTSLRLFSSLWLTLIRPTELQKDKLITPSRLCGMISLALVSWTTCGAFAVLIIYLQYLFKVIKLHVTVRAEQIMHNRNSGLSKETSQNSSTHTVKAQSLVDSVPEAPQSPSNSKTLAEAVNSLKMHITVLNLFTWIVLLNLPSLIYWLKNLRYNVRLDPDPCRPTALILVCILEILMNSSSSEVKSSKLLKIAAKVPLPLSVAMLAFGRMHLYRVPHFVTFSLLLHVLCCFV; encoded by the exons ATGGGGCGGGCGGGCCGCCGGCTGCCCGCGCTGGCAGCGCTCTTCTACGGGGCGCTGGcggccctggtgctgctgggcgTGCGGGACGTGATGTTCCTCTACGAGGAGAACCGGTGCAGCATGACCTACATGTACGAGTACCCCGAGTACCTG aaaataaaattacccAAGAAAACAGCCAGACGATACCCAGCATATGAGCTGTATCTCTATGGGGAAGGGAACTatgctgaagaaaacaaaaatctccTATTGACAGGAATTCCAGTTCTCTTTCTGCCTGGGAATGCTGGCAGTTACAAACAAG TACGTTCTCTTGGCTCCATTGCACTTAGAAAAGCGGAAGATGTTGACTTCAAGtatcattttaatttcttcagtgtCAACTTTAATGAGGAGTTGGTTGCATTGTATGGTGGTAGCCTGCAACGACAGACCAAGTTTGTGCATGAGTGCATAAAAGTAATTCTTAAGTTGTACAAG GATCGAGAATTTGCACCGAGCAGTGTAGCAATAGTTGGGCATTCCATGGGTGGTCTTGTGGCAAGAGCATTGCTCACTCTGAAGAATTTTAAGCCCGAACTTATAAACCTGCTCATTACACAAGCCACACCTCACGTTGCACCTGTAATGCCTTTAGACAAATATCTTACCG atTTTTATACAGCTGTAAACAATCACTGGATTCTAAAGGCCCAAGAATTAAGAAATTTAACTACCCTTTCTGTGGCGGGAGGATTCAGAGATTACCAAGTTCATTCAGGACTGGCTTTTCTACCAAGATTGAGTCAACATGACAGTGCCTTATCTGTTGTG agctcagctgtgcctAGAGCTTGGGCCTCAACTGACCATCTCTCCATAGTGTG GTGCAAAGAACTGATCCTGGCAACCATTAGAGCTTTTTTTGATCTCATAGATGAAAACACAAGGCAG ATAACTGAAGATCCAAAGAAGAGAATGTCTGTACTGAATCACCACTTTGTGAGACACCCTGCAAAGATGTTTGAGGAAAATCCTGAAGCTTTTACACACCTCACAG gaGCTTTCAATTGGATTACAGTCAAAGACTCAAAATGGACTTACTCAGTTTACAAT gattctgatggaaaatatttctcatttcctCTTGCAAGCCACAGAATATCATACAGTCATGTTTACTGTGAAAATAGTATGTTG GACACAAGTAGCTGGATTTATGGCTGCATGAACACTAATTCATCAATGTG CCTGGAAGCTGCTGATTTATCCTGGAGAGCTGAGTTACTTCCAACCACCAAG gtTGTAATGCTGAAACTTCTGGACTATCCTTCTTTGTCCCACATTGTCATTCAGGTACCACCTGCAGTTGGCAATAAG TATACTTTGGGCTGTGAATTCTTCAAAGAGGATTCCAGAACAGTCCAGCTCCCTGTAACACATCTTTTTTCATTTG GGTTTTCTTCAAGCAAAATTCTATTAAATTCAACTGGATTACTTTATAATGTACAGCTCCAGCACTTCAACCAA ATATATCAAGCTTTCAAAATTTATATAGACAGTCACTGCCAGTCACTCAAAG aaagaaaaccaagTGTTTACAGACTTCATATCCCCTGGTCATATGAAGACTCAGTAACTGTAGCGAA AGTTCCATCTCTTGCTGAGATTTCTGCCAAACTGCACATTGCTCAGCCTCACAGTGACAGCAGCCTTCCAGAGTTAAACATCTACTCTTCCCCTGACTGTCAGTATGAA gtaaTTCTGAAGACATCATTTCTACAGGTTCTTGGGCAA ATAGTAAGATTCCATGCTGGTGCTTTTCCAGTCTATATTGTTTCTAATATTCTTCTTACTTATGGAGGACAACTGAGCACATTGAGATCAACAG GCCAGTGTTCAGACTTCTCCCTCGAACTAGTTAGGGCAGCAAAGCCCTACAAAGTAGAACCTCTTATAAGCATTGTTGTGTTTCTGCAGGG GTTTAACTGGTTTAGAGAGATATGGGAATCACTGTCACTACCAGAGGTGGATGCTGCTGTACTGAGTAGTCAGGATGCATGGTTCCCCCTTGTGTCCCTGATTCTATTTCTTTTTGGGACAGGCATTGCCTACTGGAGTGGAGTATTTTTCTCTACATCTCTGAGACTCTTCTCTTCATTATGGTTAACTCTGATTAG acctACTGAACTTCAGAAAGATAAGTTGATTACACCCAGCAGACTCTGTGGGATGATATCTCTTGCTTTGGTTAGCTGGACCACTTGTGGTGCATTTGCTGTACTCATTATTTATCTTCAATACTTGTTCAAG GTTATAAAACTGCATGTAACTGTAAGAGCAGAGCAAATCATGCACAACAGG AATTCAGGCCTCTCAAAAGAAACTTCACAGAACTCCAGTACACACACAGTCAAAGCCCAGAGTTTAGTGGACAGCGTTCCAGAAGCACCACAGTCTCCTTCCAACAGTAAAACACTTGCTGAAGCTGTTAACAGTCTTAAGATGCACATTACAGTCCTTAATTTATTCACGTGGATTGTGCTGCTCAACTTGCCATCTTTAATTTATTGGTTAAAAAATCTCAG GTACAATGTTAGACTTGATCCTGATCCCTGTAGACCCACAGCTCTTATCCTCGTATGCATCTTAGAAATTCTAATGAATTCGAGTTCTTCTGAAGTGAAATCAAG TAAACTATTGAAGATTGCAGCCAAAGTTCCACTCCCTTTGTCTGTTGCAATGCTGGCCTTTGGACGAATGCATTTATACAGAGTCCCACACTTTGTAACCTTTTCTCTTCTTCTACATGTGCTGTGCTGTTTTGTGTAA
- the PGAP1 gene encoding GPI inositol-deacylase isoform X2, which translates to MGGLVARALLTLKNFKPELINLLITQATPHVAPVMPLDKYLTDFYTAVNNHWILKAQELRNLTTLSVAGGFRDYQVHSGLAFLPRLSQHDSALSVVSSAVPRAWASTDHLSIVWCKELILATIRAFFDLIDENTRQITEDPKKRMSVLNHHFVRHPAKMFEENPEAFTHLTGAFNWITVKDSKWTYSVYNDSDGKYFSFPLASHRISYSHVYCENSMLDTSSWIYGCMNTNSSMCLEAADLSWRAELLPTTKVVMLKLLDYPSLSHIVIQVPPAVGNKYTLGCEFFKEDSRTVQLPVTHLFSFGFSSSKILLNSTGLLYNVQLQHFNQIYQAFKIYIDSHCQSLKERKPSVYRLHIPWSYEDSVTVAKVPSLAEISAKLHIAQPHSDSSLPELNIYSSPDCQYEVILKTSFLQVLGQIVRFHAGAFPVYIVSNILLTYGGQLSTLRSTGQCSDFSLELVRAAKPYKVEPLISIVVFLQGFNWFREIWESLSLPEVDAAVLSSQDAWFPLVSLILFLFGTGIAYWSGVFFSTSLRLFSSLWLTLIRPTELQKDKLITPSRLCGMISLALVSWTTCGAFAVLIIYLQYLFKVIKLHVTVRAEQIMHNRNSGLSKETSQNSSTHTVKAQSLVDSVPEAPQSPSNSKTLAEAVNSLKMHITVLNLFTWIVLLNLPSLIYWLKNLRYNVRLDPDPCRPTALILVCILEILMNSSSSEVKSSKLLKIAAKVPLPLSVAMLAFGRMHLYRVPHFVTFSLLLHVLCCFV; encoded by the exons ATGGGTGGTCTTGTGGCAAGAGCATTGCTCACTCTGAAGAATTTTAAGCCCGAACTTATAAACCTGCTCATTACACAAGCCACACCTCACGTTGCACCTGTAATGCCTTTAGACAAATATCTTACCG atTTTTATACAGCTGTAAACAATCACTGGATTCTAAAGGCCCAAGAATTAAGAAATTTAACTACCCTTTCTGTGGCGGGAGGATTCAGAGATTACCAAGTTCATTCAGGACTGGCTTTTCTACCAAGATTGAGTCAACATGACAGTGCCTTATCTGTTGTG agctcagctgtgcctAGAGCTTGGGCCTCAACTGACCATCTCTCCATAGTGTG GTGCAAAGAACTGATCCTGGCAACCATTAGAGCTTTTTTTGATCTCATAGATGAAAACACAAGGCAG ATAACTGAAGATCCAAAGAAGAGAATGTCTGTACTGAATCACCACTTTGTGAGACACCCTGCAAAGATGTTTGAGGAAAATCCTGAAGCTTTTACACACCTCACAG gaGCTTTCAATTGGATTACAGTCAAAGACTCAAAATGGACTTACTCAGTTTACAAT gattctgatggaaaatatttctcatttcctCTTGCAAGCCACAGAATATCATACAGTCATGTTTACTGTGAAAATAGTATGTTG GACACAAGTAGCTGGATTTATGGCTGCATGAACACTAATTCATCAATGTG CCTGGAAGCTGCTGATTTATCCTGGAGAGCTGAGTTACTTCCAACCACCAAG gtTGTAATGCTGAAACTTCTGGACTATCCTTCTTTGTCCCACATTGTCATTCAGGTACCACCTGCAGTTGGCAATAAG TATACTTTGGGCTGTGAATTCTTCAAAGAGGATTCCAGAACAGTCCAGCTCCCTGTAACACATCTTTTTTCATTTG GGTTTTCTTCAAGCAAAATTCTATTAAATTCAACTGGATTACTTTATAATGTACAGCTCCAGCACTTCAACCAA ATATATCAAGCTTTCAAAATTTATATAGACAGTCACTGCCAGTCACTCAAAG aaagaaaaccaagTGTTTACAGACTTCATATCCCCTGGTCATATGAAGACTCAGTAACTGTAGCGAA AGTTCCATCTCTTGCTGAGATTTCTGCCAAACTGCACATTGCTCAGCCTCACAGTGACAGCAGCCTTCCAGAGTTAAACATCTACTCTTCCCCTGACTGTCAGTATGAA gtaaTTCTGAAGACATCATTTCTACAGGTTCTTGGGCAA ATAGTAAGATTCCATGCTGGTGCTTTTCCAGTCTATATTGTTTCTAATATTCTTCTTACTTATGGAGGACAACTGAGCACATTGAGATCAACAG GCCAGTGTTCAGACTTCTCCCTCGAACTAGTTAGGGCAGCAAAGCCCTACAAAGTAGAACCTCTTATAAGCATTGTTGTGTTTCTGCAGGG GTTTAACTGGTTTAGAGAGATATGGGAATCACTGTCACTACCAGAGGTGGATGCTGCTGTACTGAGTAGTCAGGATGCATGGTTCCCCCTTGTGTCCCTGATTCTATTTCTTTTTGGGACAGGCATTGCCTACTGGAGTGGAGTATTTTTCTCTACATCTCTGAGACTCTTCTCTTCATTATGGTTAACTCTGATTAG acctACTGAACTTCAGAAAGATAAGTTGATTACACCCAGCAGACTCTGTGGGATGATATCTCTTGCTTTGGTTAGCTGGACCACTTGTGGTGCATTTGCTGTACTCATTATTTATCTTCAATACTTGTTCAAG GTTATAAAACTGCATGTAACTGTAAGAGCAGAGCAAATCATGCACAACAGG AATTCAGGCCTCTCAAAAGAAACTTCACAGAACTCCAGTACACACACAGTCAAAGCCCAGAGTTTAGTGGACAGCGTTCCAGAAGCACCACAGTCTCCTTCCAACAGTAAAACACTTGCTGAAGCTGTTAACAGTCTTAAGATGCACATTACAGTCCTTAATTTATTCACGTGGATTGTGCTGCTCAACTTGCCATCTTTAATTTATTGGTTAAAAAATCTCAG GTACAATGTTAGACTTGATCCTGATCCCTGTAGACCCACAGCTCTTATCCTCGTATGCATCTTAGAAATTCTAATGAATTCGAGTTCTTCTGAAGTGAAATCAAG TAAACTATTGAAGATTGCAGCCAAAGTTCCACTCCCTTTGTCTGTTGCAATGCTGGCCTTTGGACGAATGCATTTATACAGAGTCCCACACTTTGTAACCTTTTCTCTTCTTCTACATGTGCTGTGCTGTTTTGTGTAA